One part of the Mesorhizobium sp. M4B.F.Ca.ET.058.02.1.1 genome encodes these proteins:
- the map gene encoding type I methionyl aminopeptidase, translating into MVTYLDAATAPLRNTGQIRLYGEEGFAGMRKACELTARCLDELVPMVAPGVTTETIDRFVFEFGMDHGALPATLNYRGYTKSSCTSINHVVCHGIPDNKPLKDSDIVNIDVTYILDGWHGDSSRMYPVGTIKRAAERLLEVTHECLMRGIAAIRPGARTGAIGAAIQTYAEAERCSVVRDFCGHGVGQLFHDAPNILHYGTATEGVEMRPGMIFTVEPMINLGRPHVKVLSDGWTAVTRDRSLSAQYEHTIGVTDTGCEIFTLSPKKLDRPGLPA; encoded by the coding sequence ATGGTCACCTATCTCGACGCCGCCACGGCACCGCTCAGAAACACCGGCCAGATCCGCCTCTATGGCGAGGAAGGCTTTGCCGGCATGCGCAAGGCCTGCGAGCTCACCGCACGCTGCCTCGACGAGCTGGTGCCGATGGTCGCGCCGGGCGTCACCACCGAGACGATCGACCGTTTCGTCTTCGAGTTCGGCATGGACCATGGCGCGCTGCCGGCGACGCTCAACTATCGCGGCTACACCAAATCGTCGTGCACCTCGATCAACCACGTCGTCTGCCACGGCATTCCCGACAACAAGCCGCTGAAGGACAGCGACATCGTCAACATCGACGTCACGTACATCCTCGACGGCTGGCATGGCGATTCCTCGCGCATGTATCCGGTGGGCACCATCAAGCGCGCCGCAGAGCGCCTGCTCGAGGTCACCCATGAGTGCCTGATGCGCGGCATCGCCGCGATCAGGCCGGGCGCCCGCACCGGCGCCATCGGCGCTGCCATCCAGACCTATGCCGAGGCCGAGCGCTGCTCGGTGGTGCGCGATTTCTGCGGCCACGGCGTCGGCCAGCTTTTCCACGACGCGCCGAACATCCTGCACTACGGCACCGCCACCGAAGGCGTCGAGATGCGGCCGGGCATGATCTTCACCGTCGAGCCGATGATCAATCTCGGCCGCCCGCATGTGAAGGTGCTGTCGGACGGCTGGACCGCGGTCACACGCGACCGCTCGCTGTCGGCGCAATACGAGCACACGATCGGCGTCACCGACACCGGCTGCGAGATCTTCACGCTCTCGCCGAAAAAACTCGACCGCCCCGGCCTGCCGGCCTAG
- a CDS encoding TIGR01458 family HAD-type hydrolase codes for MLLDLAGVIYDGATAISGGVDAVARLRQAGFSIRFVSNTTRSSKKKVLDHLGAMGLTAAKADVFTPAQAAREWLLRNGRAPYLLVHPGLEPDFGELPARDKRAVIVGDAGDALTYAVLNDAFRELVAGAELLALATNRTFRDADGALSLDAGPFVAALEFASLKRATVLGKPSPAFFLSALASMNCPPEQAIMVGDDAEADIAGALRAGLSGALLVRTGKYRRGDEKRFDPPPTATVADLAAAADWIIARSSPT; via the coding sequence GTGCTGCTGGACCTCGCAGGCGTCATCTATGATGGCGCGACTGCCATATCGGGCGGGGTCGACGCCGTCGCGCGTCTGCGCCAGGCCGGTTTTTCCATACGCTTCGTCAGCAACACCACGCGCTCGTCGAAAAAGAAGGTTCTCGACCATCTGGGGGCGATGGGCCTCACCGCCGCCAAGGCCGATGTCTTCACCCCGGCGCAGGCCGCGCGCGAATGGCTGCTGCGCAACGGCCGCGCGCCATATCTGCTGGTCCACCCCGGCCTCGAACCGGATTTCGGCGAATTGCCGGCCCGCGACAAGCGCGCCGTCATCGTCGGCGACGCTGGCGACGCATTGACTTACGCGGTGTTGAACGACGCGTTCCGCGAACTGGTCGCGGGGGCCGAATTGCTGGCTCTCGCCACTAACCGGACATTTCGCGATGCCGATGGCGCGCTCAGCCTCGATGCCGGGCCATTTGTCGCCGCACTGGAGTTTGCCTCGCTGAAACGCGCGACCGTTCTCGGCAAGCCGTCACCGGCATTCTTTCTCTCGGCGCTGGCCTCGATGAATTGTCCGCCGGAACAGGCGATCATGGTTGGCGACGACGCCGAGGCCGACATAGCCGGCGCGCTCCGCGCGGGGCTTTCGGGCGCCTTGCTGGTGCGCACCGGCAAATATCGCCGCGGCGACGAGAAGCGCTTCGATCCGCCGCCGACCGCGACCGTCGCCGATCTCGCGGCGGCCGCCGATTGGATCATCGCGCGATCCAGTCCGACCTGA
- the radC gene encoding DNA repair protein RadC has protein sequence MGKTGDDERGFFSERWIEPPAGKAAVEKRATPEQPHYHGHRDRLRERFTAAGADALPDYELLELLLFRLIPRVDTKPIAKALLARFGTFAEVLGAPVNLLQEVKGIGPSVAVDLKVIAAAAQRMARGEVHGREIVSNWTQLLDYCRSAMAFENREQFRVLFLDKKNGLIADEVQQVGTVDHTPVYPREVVKRALELSASAIILVHNHPSGDPTPSRADIEMTKQIIETAKPLGIGVHDHIIIGRKGNASMKGLLLI, from the coding sequence ATGGGAAAAACCGGCGATGACGAGCGGGGATTTTTCTCCGAGCGGTGGATCGAACCGCCGGCCGGCAAAGCGGCGGTCGAAAAGAGGGCGACACCAGAACAGCCGCACTATCATGGCCATCGTGACCGTTTGCGTGAGCGTTTCACGGCCGCCGGCGCCGACGCCCTCCCCGACTACGAACTTCTCGAACTGCTGCTCTTCCGGCTGATCCCGCGCGTCGACACCAAGCCGATCGCCAAGGCCTTGCTGGCGCGCTTCGGCACCTTCGCCGAAGTGCTCGGCGCGCCGGTCAACCTGCTGCAGGAGGTGAAGGGCATCGGCCCCTCGGTGGCGGTCGACCTGAAGGTGATCGCCGCGGCCGCGCAGCGCATGGCGCGCGGCGAGGTGCACGGCCGCGAAATCGTCTCCAACTGGACGCAGCTTCTCGACTATTGCCGGTCAGCCATGGCCTTCGAAAACCGCGAGCAGTTTCGCGTGCTGTTCCTCGACAAGAAGAACGGGCTGATCGCCGACGAAGTGCAGCAGGTCGGCACCGTCGACCACACGCCGGTCTATCCGCGCGAGGTGGTCAAGCGCGCGCTGGAGCTTTCGGCCAGCGCCATCATCCTGGTCCACAACCATCCGTCCGGCGACCCGACACCGTCGCGCGCCGACATCGAGATGACCAAGCAGATCATCGAAACGGCAAAACCGCTCGGCATCGGCGTCCACGACCACATCATCATCGGCCGAAAGGGCAATGCGAGCATGAAGGGGCTGTTGTTGATCTGA